The genomic interval CACGTCGCGGTTTCCTGCGGAATCCCGATCTGTTCCGGCAAGATTTTCGAACGAGCTGATCTCAATGTCGTCCGGCAGTTTGCGGGAAGCGTCGGGGCTGGCGCTATTGGTTCCGCACACCAGAGTCAGCCGGTTTGTTTCAAAACGGAACGTGCAGGTTTCCTGCTTCAGAATCGACAGGCTCCGCGCGTAGCGTGCCATTCGAACCGTTGAACGGGTTGCATCGGTCATTTGCGCGGACTTAAAAGTTCCCTTGAACTTCGGAACCACCACTCCGGCAGCGATCAGAATAATCACCACCACCAGCATCACTTCAATCAACGTGAAACCATTGCCGATTGATGATTGCCGATTGATGATTGTCGAATTGCGCATCATGGTTTTCAGGCGATCTCCAATCTGAAATCATCAATCGAAAATCTAAAATTCTTCACTCCCAGTTATTGAACTCTTTGCCTTCCGGCGATTTGCAGGAGAGATCGAAACCGGTGCCGTGCGAGCCGGGTTTGGCGTAAACGAACGGTTGCTTCCAAGGGTCGTTGAGCTCGCTGGGTTTGATGTACGGGCCGTTGCCGTCTTTTTGGACGGTCAGGTCGGTCAGACTGTCCGGCAGGCGCAGGTTATCCATTTCATAACTCTGCACCGCGGCTTCGATGGCT from Kiritimatiellaceae bacterium carries:
- a CDS encoding prepilin-type N-terminal cleavage/methylation domain-containing protein, which gives rise to MRNLKSAIANRKSKSGFTLIEIMLVIVIIGIIVGIAVPKITGKVGKANDVAARANLKAIEAAVQSYEMDNLRLPDSLTDLTVQKDGNGPYIKPSELNDPWKQPFVYAKPGSHGTGFDLSCKSPEGKEFNNWE
- a CDS encoding type II secretion system protein, with product MMRNSTIINRQSSIGNGFTLIEVMLVVVIILIAAGVVVPKFKGTFKSAQMTDATRSTVRMARYARSLSILKQETCTFRFETNRLTLVCGTNSASPDASRKLPDDIEISSFENLAGTDRDSAGNRDVQFYAAGMNDGFKVTFSTGNDRRSTVVCNPISGKVTVVEEGR